In Oscillatoria acuminata PCC 6304, a single window of DNA contains:
- a CDS encoding pentapeptide repeat-containing protein has protein sequence MQQPSSNHPQFQCLSIELTGTPILDPLNDTAFLDLNLTLHFQEVWQEVLGGRFKFGLTGGQLMLNLENATLPEGVGLLTKLADIASSPSQTISCQVTTGTPTPSHWILDISGNGSILKGSLGLLKLARLQVSGTPVRVQATFQVTAANILMVESEGLWPHDINPNQHGILERLLTRSLVERQFQPHLTRTELHYAGPPEAPTAVEEASPHRDLSPIVEAIAPILEAPTDNFIELAKLAGMDPARDFAGAKLWGCNLQGLDLSGAQLPGVKLRGADLSDIDLSEANLTGAKLAGADASGALLSDANLSGADLHRCSLALASLSGASLKNANLQEANLRNANLSDADLSGANLAGADLHQAGLVMTNLTNTNLTGANVDQARFKLDSGLSAEMERDLKARGAIFEP, from the coding sequence ATGCAACAACCCTCTTCCAATCATCCACAGTTCCAGTGCCTGTCTATTGAATTGACCGGCACCCCTATCTTAGATCCGCTCAATGACACCGCGTTCCTCGATTTGAACTTGACCCTACACTTTCAGGAAGTCTGGCAAGAGGTCCTCGGCGGTCGTTTTAAGTTTGGGTTGACAGGTGGCCAGCTAATGCTAAATCTGGAAAATGCGACCCTCCCCGAAGGAGTCGGTTTGCTCACCAAATTAGCAGATATCGCCTCTTCACCATCCCAGACCATTTCCTGTCAAGTCACCACCGGGACCCCAACCCCTTCCCATTGGATTTTAGACATTAGTGGGAATGGCTCCATCCTCAAAGGCAGTCTGGGACTTCTGAAACTCGCCCGGTTGCAAGTCAGCGGAACCCCGGTGCGCGTACAAGCCACATTCCAGGTCACTGCCGCTAATATCCTGATGGTAGAGTCGGAAGGACTGTGGCCCCATGATATCAATCCCAATCAACATGGCATCCTAGAGCGACTACTAACGCGATCGCTTGTGGAACGTCAGTTCCAACCGCACCTCACCCGGACCGAACTGCACTATGCTGGCCCACCAGAAGCACCAACGGCGGTGGAAGAGGCTTCCCCCCATCGAGACTTGTCCCCGATTGTGGAGGCGATCGCCCCGATTTTAGAGGCCCCCACGGATAACTTTATTGAACTGGCAAAACTCGCCGGTATGGACCCCGCCCGAGATTTTGCCGGGGCCAAACTCTGGGGTTGTAACTTACAGGGACTAGACCTCAGCGGTGCCCAACTCCCGGGGGTAAAATTGCGCGGTGCTGACTTGAGTGATATTGATTTAAGTGAAGCGAACTTGACTGGGGCCAAATTAGCTGGGGCTGATGCCAGTGGCGCACTCTTAAGCGATGCCAATCTATCCGGTGCAGACCTCCATCGATGCAGTTTGGCCCTGGCTTCTTTGAGCGGTGCCTCTCTCAAAAATGCTAATCTGCAAGAGGCCAATTTAAGGAATGCCAATCTCAGTGATGCAGACTTGTCCGGGGCGAATTTAGCCGGGGCTGATTTGCATCAGGCGGGGTTAGTCATGACCAACCTCACGAATACCAACCTGACTGGGGCTAATGTGGATCAAGCTCGTTTCAAGCTGGATTCGGGTTTATCTGCGGAAATGGAACGGGATCTCAAGGCAAGGGGCGCTATTTTTGAGCCTTAA
- a CDS encoding pentapeptide repeat-containing protein, with protein MTSEGDLLLKQGIAQYQQGEFEAALESWRQAVTIYRDTAERGREGAALGNMGAAYQALGDVTGAVACYEQHLANAQDLEDLQGQGNALLNLGTAYSTLGEYERAIAYQQRRMAIAIEMADKAVEGQLLYQLKISYQHLGDGDRVRECQDRLLAIARELFFETKSDDFIAIAHSLGLNPLQDFAGGNFSNLDLHYADLSHAELENADFSNAYLELADLSAANLAGANLSHAQLTNANLNRTTLCGANLSDADLRTNLNRANLMNAIARRANFTAAYLRGANLSGSCLVDAVLKNADLSRANLTDANLSGADVSRVEWTGVICDRARFAQAIGVSESLKQDLIKLGAIFESEEPGMDNCSSD; from the coding sequence ATGACGAGTGAAGGAGATTTACTGCTAAAACAAGGAATTGCCCAATATCAGCAGGGGGAGTTTGAGGCGGCCCTGGAGTCTTGGCGTCAGGCGGTGACCATTTATCGAGACACCGCTGAACGAGGCCGGGAAGGGGCGGCCCTGGGGAATATGGGGGCAGCGTATCAGGCCCTGGGAGATGTCACAGGGGCTGTGGCTTGTTATGAGCAGCATCTGGCGAACGCCCAAGATCTGGAGGACCTCCAAGGACAGGGGAATGCCCTGTTAAATTTAGGCACGGCTTATTCGACCCTGGGAGAGTATGAACGGGCGATCGCGTATCAACAACGTAGGATGGCGATCGCCATTGAAATGGCGGATAAAGCTGTGGAAGGTCAACTCCTCTATCAGTTAAAAATTAGTTATCAGCACTTGGGCGATGGCGATCGGGTGCGGGAGTGCCAGGACCGTTTACTGGCGATCGCCCGGGAGTTGTTTTTTGAAACCAAAAGCGATGATTTTATCGCGATCGCCCATAGTCTGGGACTCAATCCCCTCCAGGATTTTGCTGGGGGTAATTTTAGCAATCTCGATTTGCATTATGCAGACTTGAGTCATGCCGAGTTGGAAAATGCCGATTTTAGCAATGCATATCTGGAACTGGCGGATCTATCTGCTGCGAATTTGGCAGGGGCTAATTTATCTCACGCCCAGTTAACCAATGCTAATCTCAACCGGACTACCCTCTGTGGGGCTAATCTGAGTGATGCTGATTTACGCACGAACTTAAATCGGGCCAATCTGATGAATGCGATCGCCCGGCGGGCTAATTTTACGGCAGCTTATCTACGGGGGGCAAATCTCTCTGGAAGTTGTTTGGTGGATGCAGTGTTGAAAAATGCGGATTTGAGTCGGGCGAATTTAACCGATGCTAACCTCAGCGGTGCCGATGTCAGTCGCGTGGAGTGGACTGGAGTCATCTGCGATCGGGCGCGATTTGCTCAGGCGATCGGTGTTTCCGAATCTCTAAAACAGGATTTGATTAAGCTAGGCGCAATTTTTGAATCTGAGGAACCCGGGATGGATAACTGTTCCAGTGATTGA
- a CDS encoding chlorophyll a/b-binding protein yields MDDTKAKFGFTEFAETWNGRLAMLGFVIGVATELLTGHGILSQIGLM; encoded by the coding sequence ATGGACGATACAAAAGCAAAATTCGGATTTACAGAGTTTGCGGAAACCTGGAATGGTCGTCTGGCAATGCTAGGTTTTGTGATTGGTGTAGCAACTGAGTTACTGACTGGACATGGCATTCTGTCTCAGATCGGACTGATGTAA
- a CDS encoding glycosyltransferase family 4 protein codes for MRILIYSYNYHPEPIGIAPLMTELAEGLVNRGHEVRVVTAMPNYPERRIYPEYQGKWYVNEERNGVKIQRSLVYIRPEPSLLDRVLLDGSFVVNSFPQALKGWRPEVILATVPPLPVCIPATLLGRITGCPVVLNIQDIQHEAAVHVGLLKNQKVIRAFTELEKFACNSADKISVIAEGFVENLLGKSVPAQKIALIPNWVDTNFIKPLPKEDNKFRNEHHLNGKFVVLYSGNIALTQDLPTAIKAAGRLSHIPDIAFVVVGEQKAIGRVREYCEMFEADNVTLLPFQSRETLPEMLGGIDVGLVLQKHNVIGFNMPSKIPVLLASGRAIVGSVPATGTAAKAIKNSEGGIIVSPEDPEALANAILDLYKDREKTEALGRQGREYAIAHYAFEETLNKYEALFEEAIADRKGKHKR; via the coding sequence ATGCGGATTCTGATTTATTCCTACAACTATCATCCTGAGCCGATCGGGATTGCTCCTTTAATGACCGAATTGGCGGAAGGACTGGTGAATCGAGGCCATGAAGTCCGCGTTGTCACCGCAATGCCTAATTATCCCGAACGTCGCATTTACCCTGAATATCAGGGCAAATGGTATGTTAATGAAGAGAGAAATGGCGTAAAAATTCAACGCAGTTTGGTCTATATTCGCCCGGAACCGTCGTTATTAGACCGGGTGTTACTCGATGGCAGTTTTGTCGTGAATAGTTTTCCGCAGGCGTTAAAAGGGTGGCGTCCCGAGGTCATTTTGGCCACGGTTCCACCCTTGCCGGTCTGTATTCCGGCGACCTTGTTAGGTCGAATTACTGGCTGTCCGGTGGTTTTAAATATTCAGGATATTCAACATGAAGCGGCGGTTCATGTGGGGTTGCTGAAAAATCAAAAGGTGATTCGAGCATTTACGGAATTAGAAAAATTTGCCTGTAACAGCGCGGATAAAATCAGCGTGATTGCTGAGGGATTTGTGGAGAATTTGTTAGGGAAATCCGTGCCAGCCCAGAAAATTGCCTTAATTCCGAATTGGGTGGATACAAATTTCATTAAGCCGTTACCGAAAGAGGATAATAAGTTTCGGAATGAGCATCACTTGAATGGGAAATTTGTGGTGCTGTATTCGGGAAATATTGCCCTGACCCAGGATTTGCCCACGGCAATCAAAGCAGCGGGGAGACTGAGCCATATTCCGGACATTGCCTTTGTGGTGGTGGGGGAACAGAAAGCGATCGGACGGGTGAGAGAATATTGTGAAATGTTTGAGGCGGATAATGTCACTTTGTTGCCATTTCAATCTAGAGAAACCCTGCCGGAGATGTTGGGGGGTATCGATGTGGGGCTAGTGCTGCAAAAGCATAATGTGATTGGGTTTAATATGCCCTCAAAAATTCCGGTTTTGCTGGCAAGTGGGCGGGCGATTGTGGGTTCAGTGCCAGCCACGGGGACTGCTGCGAAAGCGATTAAAAATAGTGAAGGGGGAATTATTGTCTCCCCAGAAGACCCGGAAGCCCTGGCGAATGCGATTTTAGATCTGTATAAAGACCGAGAAAAGACAGAGGCTTTGGGTCGGCAAGGGCGAGAGTATGCGATCGCCCATTATGCCTTTGAGGAGACTTTAAATAAGTATGAAGCCTTGTTTGAAGAGGCGATCGCCGACCGCAAAGGAAAGCATAAAAGGTGA
- the yqeK gene encoding bis(5'-nucleosyl)-tetraphosphatase (symmetrical) YqeK, which produces MRDRILSWLEDQVTQARVQHILRVETFCGELAAHHQLDVKKAKQAGLMHDLAKYFKPQRLLQMAQTEGLELDEILTGEPHLLHADVSAMVARDEFGVKDEEILEAIRNHTLGRPEMSQLSCVVYVADTLEPGRGTSPELEQLRQTCFENLVAAVWQTGDYSLRHLVEHQRMIHPRTILTRNWAMQQSKEQQRTHRVSASDRISA; this is translated from the coding sequence ATGCGCGATCGCATCTTAAGTTGGTTAGAAGATCAGGTCACTCAAGCGCGAGTGCAACATATTTTGCGCGTAGAAACATTCTGTGGCGAACTCGCGGCACATCATCAACTCGATGTTAAAAAAGCCAAACAAGCGGGTTTAATGCATGATTTAGCCAAATATTTCAAACCCCAGCGATTGTTGCAAATGGCCCAAACAGAGGGCTTAGAACTGGATGAAATCTTGACCGGGGAACCCCATCTGTTACACGCCGATGTGAGTGCGATGGTTGCCCGAGATGAGTTTGGGGTAAAAGACGAAGAAATTTTAGAGGCAATTCGCAATCATACCCTAGGCCGTCCAGAAATGAGTCAACTCAGTTGCGTTGTTTATGTGGCGGATACCTTAGAACCGGGGCGAGGGACCAGTCCCGAACTCGAACAGTTGCGACAAACCTGCTTTGAAAATCTCGTGGCAGCGGTTTGGCAGACGGGGGACTACAGCTTACGCCACCTCGTCGAACACCAACGGATGATTCATCCTCGGACGATCTTAACCCGCAATTGGGCCATGCAGCAGAGCAAAGAACAGCAGCGGACCCACAGAGTATCCGCAAGCGATCGCATTAGCGCCTAA
- the rsfS gene encoding ribosome silencing factor: MTDSSSIQSTAALTRENAPTATDSESYHLAVAIARAADDRKGGDLIVLRVSEVSYLADYFIIVTGYSRVQVRAISDAIAHQAEQECQRAPRRVEGQYHGSWLVQDYGDVIVHILMPTEREYYNLEAFWGHGERLDLSAELNGTP; the protein is encoded by the coding sequence ATGACAGATTCTTCCTCAATTCAATCGACTGCTGCTTTAACCCGAGAAAATGCTCCAACCGCAACCGACTCCGAAAGCTACCATTTAGCCGTTGCGATCGCCAGGGCCGCCGATGACCGCAAAGGCGGCGATCTGATCGTGTTGCGGGTGTCGGAAGTCTCCTATCTCGCCGACTATTTTATTATCGTCACCGGCTATTCCCGAGTGCAGGTCCGGGCTATTTCCGATGCGATCGCCCATCAAGCTGAACAAGAGTGTCAGCGAGCTCCCCGGCGAGTCGAAGGACAGTATCATGGCAGTTGGCTGGTGCAAGACTATGGCGACGTGATCGTACATATCTTGATGCCCACCGAACGAGAGTATTACAATTTAGAGGCATTTTGGGGACATGGCGAACGCCTAGACCTGAGTGCCGAACTCAATGGCACACCATAA
- a CDS encoding CGLD27 family protein has protein sequence MRVSSVSACPVPPDWQPLNEYQELQESCFFSWATRDLKGYLSKMAWILGLSVAVCAPVAAASFPPAKALGQFILGSTGGGGLILTLVLLRLYFGWRYVRDRLFNATIFYEESGWYDGQTWPKTPEILTRDRLVVSHQIQPILDRLHRTFAILGILVIVGAIVWNLV, from the coding sequence ATGAGGGTTTCGTCTGTGTCTGCCTGCCCAGTGCCTCCCGATTGGCAACCGCTCAATGAATATCAAGAGCTTCAGGAGTCCTGTTTTTTTAGCTGGGCGACCCGCGACCTCAAAGGCTATTTGAGTAAAATGGCCTGGATTTTGGGATTGTCAGTCGCAGTCTGTGCTCCCGTTGCAGCAGCCAGTTTTCCTCCCGCGAAAGCCTTGGGTCAGTTTATCCTCGGAAGTACCGGGGGTGGGGGATTGATTTTGACCTTAGTGCTGTTGAGACTCTACTTTGGCTGGCGCTATGTGCGCGATCGCCTCTTCAATGCCACCATCTTTTATGAAGAATCCGGGTGGTACGATGGTCAAACCTGGCCGAAAACCCCGGAAATTTTAACCCGCGATCGCCTCGTCGTCAGCCATCAAATCCAACCCATCCTTGATCGCCTCCATCGAACCTTTGCCATCCTCGGCATCTTGGTCATCGTCGGTGCGATCGTTTGGAATTTGGTATAA
- a CDS encoding asparaginase produces the protein MTMGKRTAAAALEVRLLREGIIESVHHVQAVVCDNRGRVLSVAGNSETTAFIRSALKPFQALAVTTTGTLERFGLNDRDLAIICSSHKGTIEQARQAFNVLWRCDVDTTALHCPTPPGKDSPLSHNCSGKHAGMLAVCKQRNFPLETYTQKNHPVQRLIITKVAELLRMPAEEFISARDDCSAPTYLMELGQMASLYAHLCSGDNVDMERIVRAMTHHPALISGPGEFDTELMRLSEGELVSKGGAEGVLCIGREGEGMGLAIKVMDGTKRAKHAVAIHLLKQLGWIEPAIAETLSETHITLNPYKRLDVLGELSML, from the coding sequence ATGACAATGGGAAAACGTACCGCAGCAGCAGCCCTCGAAGTCCGCTTGCTACGCGAAGGAATTATTGAATCAGTCCATCACGTCCAGGCCGTCGTTTGTGACAACCGAGGGCGGGTTTTATCCGTTGCCGGTAACTCAGAAACCACCGCCTTCATCCGCAGCGCCCTCAAACCCTTTCAAGCCCTAGCAGTGACCACCACCGGCACCCTAGAACGCTTCGGGCTCAACGATCGCGACCTCGCCATTATTTGCAGTTCCCACAAAGGAACCATCGAACAGGCGCGACAAGCCTTTAACGTCCTCTGGCGCTGTGACGTCGATACCACCGCCCTCCACTGTCCCACCCCTCCAGGCAAAGACAGTCCCCTCAGCCATAACTGTTCCGGCAAACACGCCGGAATGTTAGCGGTCTGCAAACAGCGCAATTTTCCCCTGGAAACCTATACCCAAAAGAATCACCCGGTGCAGCGCTTGATTATCACCAAAGTCGCTGAACTACTGCGAATGCCTGCTGAAGAGTTCATCAGTGCCCGGGATGACTGTAGTGCACCCACCTATCTGATGGAATTAGGTCAAATGGCCTCTCTGTACGCCCATTTGTGTTCGGGGGATAACGTGGATATGGAACGCATCGTGCGGGCTATGACCCATCATCCGGCCTTGATTTCAGGACCAGGAGAGTTCGATACCGAACTGATGCGCTTAAGCGAAGGGGAACTGGTGAGTAAAGGGGGTGCCGAAGGCGTTCTCTGCATCGGACGAGAAGGAGAAGGCATGGGTTTAGCCATCAAAGTCATGGATGGCACCAAACGGGCAAAACACGCTGTAGCAATTCACCTGCTGAAACAATTGGGTTGGATCGAACCGGCGATCGCTGAAACCCTCTCAGAAACCCATATCACCCTCAATCCCTATAAACGTCTGGATGTTTTAGGGGAATTGTCCATGCTTTAA
- a CDS encoding proton extrusion protein PcxA, whose protein sequence is MKKHKYSSNQAGFLNSVKQWLLETPTRSLELAYQAAVNIQEIEKKYFNSQRISPENSSYGQNVFSVHEADLKRNLSIIKLRLREFRNSRSFVEIYKQSKLGDRPFDDSIPVRVVSSEDDRVSNPEFSLSQPSQSLILDKLSFIDEVTAKYTRNRVQPTPSQLPTTRTLAESTPPYPLDVPKSGSLKGKKKPFPALEETIPDPEPETKEIGSLAGQTSFLPRSILRTLDRLKRELDPKAEDEVVQEFRLSKTKTIVSLKFILLLILIPLLTQQVAKNFVVGPIYDRLIGSQAEIFLNIDMKEEALMELTQFHELLEFEELLATQLESLEGPEREELKFIGRIPQHLSEEDVQQQIKLKALEVAKRYTYRSSDAIKNIFSDLFSFAAFGLVIYNSRREIESLKSFIDDIVYGLSDSAKAFIIILFTDIFVGFHSPHGWEIVLEGISRHLGLPESRDFIYLFIATFPVILDTVFKYWIFRYLNRISPSAVATYRNMNE, encoded by the coding sequence ATGAAAAAACACAAATATTCTTCTAATCAAGCAGGGTTTTTAAATTCCGTTAAACAATGGCTACTGGAAACCCCGACTCGCTCCCTGGAATTGGCCTATCAAGCGGCAGTCAATATTCAAGAAATCGAGAAAAAATATTTTAATAGCCAGCGAATTTCTCCCGAAAATTCTAGTTATGGTCAGAATGTTTTTTCAGTTCATGAAGCGGACTTAAAAAGAAACTTAAGTATCATCAAGCTACGATTAAGAGAGTTTAGAAATAGTCGCTCTTTTGTAGAGATTTATAAACAATCTAAACTAGGCGATCGGCCTTTTGATGACTCCATCCCGGTTCGGGTCGTATCTTCCGAGGATGATCGAGTGTCAAACCCGGAGTTCAGTTTATCTCAACCCTCTCAATCGTTGATTTTAGATAAACTTAGTTTTATTGATGAAGTCACCGCCAAATATACCCGCAACCGAGTACAACCAACTCCCTCGCAGCTTCCCACCACTCGCACCCTCGCAGAATCCACCCCCCCCTATCCCTTAGACGTTCCAAAATCAGGTAGTTTAAAGGGGAAGAAAAAGCCATTCCCAGCCCTAGAAGAGACCATTCCCGACCCGGAACCTGAAACCAAAGAAATAGGCTCCCTCGCCGGTCAAACTAGCTTCTTACCCCGGTCAATTTTAAGAACCCTCGATCGCCTCAAGCGAGAATTGGACCCCAAAGCTGAAGATGAAGTGGTCCAAGAATTTCGCCTGTCTAAAACCAAGACTATTGTTTCCCTCAAATTTATTTTACTGTTAATTTTAATTCCCCTTCTCACCCAACAAGTTGCCAAAAACTTTGTTGTTGGTCCAATTTACGATCGCCTCATTGGCAGCCAAGCGGAAATCTTTCTCAATATCGATATGAAAGAAGAAGCCTTAATGGAATTAACCCAATTCCATGAACTGCTAGAATTCGAGGAACTCCTAGCCACCCAACTCGAAAGTTTAGAAGGACCCGAACGAGAAGAACTCAAATTTATCGGCAGAATTCCCCAACATTTATCCGAAGAAGATGTCCAACAGCAAATCAAACTCAAAGCCTTAGAAGTCGCCAAACGCTACACTTATCGCAGTAGTGATGCAATTAAAAATATTTTTTCTGATTTATTTTCCTTCGCTGCCTTTGGCTTAGTTATTTATAACAGTCGCCGGGAAATTGAAAGTCTTAAATCCTTTATTGATGATATCGTTTATGGCTTAAGCGACAGTGCCAAAGCCTTCATCATTATCTTATTTACGGATATTTTTGTGGGATTCCACTCCCCTCATGGCTGGGAAATCGTCCTAGAAGGGATTTCGCGCCATTTGGGACTGCCAGAAAGTCGAGATTTTATTTATCTATTTATTGCCACCTTCCCAGTCATCCTGGATACGGTTTTTAAATACTGGATTTTCCGCTATCTCAACCGCATTTCACCCTCTGCCGTTGCCACTTATCGGAACATGAATGAGTAA
- the hpsU gene encoding hormogonium polysaccharide biosynthesis acetyltransferase HpsU, translating to MDAPSLIDLRRYDQSWFDRGKSGGFILLWWLVQGVAFPLSPHFAHGFRRWLLRRFGAEIGTGVLIRPRARFTYPWKIAVGDYSWIGDDVVLYSLDRIRIGQHCVISQRSYLCTGSHRLDDPTFNLETAPVEIGNGVWVAADCFIAPGVKIGSNAAIGARSNVFSNMPEGQICFGSPCRPRYARKVEEKPSLVE from the coding sequence ATGGATGCACCTTCCCTCATAGACTTACGCCGCTATGATCAGTCGTGGTTCGATCGCGGCAAGTCCGGCGGGTTTATCTTGCTGTGGTGGTTGGTGCAAGGGGTCGCTTTCCCTTTGAGTCCTCATTTTGCCCACGGGTTTCGCCGATGGTTGTTGCGGCGATTTGGTGCGGAAATTGGGACTGGGGTGCTGATTCGTCCCAGGGCGCGATTTACCTATCCTTGGAAAATCGCAGTCGGGGACTACTCCTGGATTGGGGATGATGTGGTGTTATATAGTCTCGATCGCATCCGCATCGGGCAGCATTGCGTGATTTCCCAAAGAAGCTACCTCTGTACCGGCAGTCATCGTCTCGACGACCCTACCTTTAACCTAGAGACTGCACCTGTGGAAATTGGCAATGGGGTATGGGTGGCGGCAGATTGTTTTATCGCCCCTGGGGTGAAAATTGGCTCCAATGCGGCGATCGGTGCTCGCAGTAATGTGTTTAGCAATATGCCCGAGGGTCAAATTTGCTTTGGCAGTCCCTGTCGTCCTCGTTATGCTCGCAAGGTTGAGGAAAAACCGAGTCTGGTGGAATGA
- a CDS encoding ABC transporter permease, with protein MTETRLKQEEIPVEMLKSQSRINISWQIIFAGFMFFFMYLPILVLAFYSFNQSRYSARWEGFTLKWYVTLFQDEAILKALKNSLMVGLSAIIIAAVVGTLMAVGLSRYRFRGKSLYLGVSYLPLIIPDIAIAVATLVFLAAIQINLSIWTIIAAHIVFCLAYIGLVVSTRLSDLDPHLEEAALDLGATPIQSFIQVLLPQLMPGIVSGCLLAFVLSLDDLLIASFTSGGGAVTLPMEIFGRIRTGVKPDINALSVVLILTSGAIAFLGEFIRSRSEQSQRK; from the coding sequence ATGACAGAAACGAGGCTCAAACAGGAGGAGATTCCGGTAGAAATGTTAAAAAGCCAGAGTCGAATTAATATCTCTTGGCAGATAATATTTGCCGGGTTCATGTTTTTTTTCATGTACCTCCCGATTTTGGTACTGGCATTTTACAGTTTTAATCAGTCTCGCTACAGTGCGAGGTGGGAAGGATTTACATTAAAATGGTATGTCACCCTCTTTCAGGATGAAGCCATTCTCAAAGCCCTGAAAAATAGTTTAATGGTGGGTTTGTCGGCCATTATTATTGCAGCGGTTGTCGGAACATTAATGGCGGTGGGGCTATCCCGATATCGATTTCGAGGGAAGAGTTTGTATTTGGGGGTGTCCTATCTGCCGCTGATTATCCCGGATATTGCGATCGCGGTTGCTACTCTGGTCTTTTTAGCCGCCATCCAAATTAACCTCAGCATTTGGACGATTATCGCCGCCCATATTGTCTTCTGTCTTGCCTATATTGGGTTAGTCGTTTCTACTCGCCTCAGTGACTTAGACCCGCACCTAGAAGAAGCTGCCTTAGATTTGGGAGCGACTCCCATTCAGTCCTTTATCCAAGTGTTACTCCCCCAATTGATGCCGGGAATTGTCTCCGGTTGTCTGTTAGCCTTTGTCTTGAGTTTGGATGATTTATTAATTGCTTCATTCACCTCTGGCGGTGGTGCCGTGACTCTGCCAATGGAAATTTTTGGGCGGATTAGAACCGGGGTGAAGCCGGATATTAATGCCTTGAGTGTTGTGTTGATTTTGACTTCCGGTGCGATCGCCTTTCTGGGAGAGTTCATTCGCTCTCGCAGTGAACAAAGTCAGCGCAAATAA
- a CDS encoding ABC transporter permease produces the protein MTVSPSKPKNESKVGKRTLPEWLGPLSLLGPAGIWLFLLLVLPTVVIFQLSLVPGIQPGDRVIPSGLDNFCLVLGFENCRFADFDPVFLQTIGRSLFFATGTTLICLLLGFPVAYWLAVDTPKRWRTLLLLAFVLPLWTSSLLRSYAWRTILRPTGVLNSLLGVVGIPPLDLLHQSSAVFIGMSYSFLPYMVLILYASLEKLDKRLLEAAADLGANPIEVFWKVTVPQTLSGIAAGSLLVFISGLGDFVNPELLGGASSMTVSRLIYDQFLGVARDWGFGSALSMVLILAVSLAIAGLIRFGEATPKK, from the coding sequence ATGACTGTATCCCCCAGTAAGCCGAAAAACGAATCTAAAGTCGGAAAACGCACCCTCCCGGAGTGGCTGGGACCCCTGTCTCTCCTCGGTCCTGCCGGAATCTGGTTATTCCTGTTGTTGGTCCTGCCAACGGTGGTGATTTTTCAACTGAGTTTAGTGCCAGGAATTCAACCGGGCGATCGCGTGATTCCCTCGGGACTGGATAATTTCTGTCTTGTCTTGGGATTTGAAAATTGTCGATTCGCCGACTTTGACCCGGTATTTCTCCAAACCATTGGGCGATCGCTCTTTTTTGCCACCGGCACAACCCTCATCTGTCTATTACTCGGCTTTCCCGTTGCCTATTGGTTAGCCGTGGATACCCCCAAACGCTGGCGAACTTTACTCTTACTCGCCTTCGTTTTGCCCCTGTGGACCTCATCCCTGCTGCGGTCCTACGCCTGGAGAACGATTCTGCGTCCCACAGGGGTTCTCAACTCACTATTAGGAGTTGTGGGAATCCCTCCCTTAGATTTACTGCACCAAAGTTCCGCCGTCTTCATCGGCATGAGTTACAGTTTTCTCCCCTATATGGTGTTAATTCTTTACGCATCATTAGAAAAACTCGATAAACGCTTACTAGAGGCAGCGGCAGATTTAGGGGCCAATCCCATTGAAGTGTTTTGGAAAGTGACAGTCCCCCAAACCTTATCGGGAATTGCTGCCGGTTCTTTGCTAGTCTTTATCAGTGGTTTAGGGGATTTCGTGAATCCTGAATTGCTCGGGGGGGCTTCCAGTATGACCGTTTCCCGGTTAATTTATGATCAGTTTCTAGGAGTAGCACGAGACTGGGGATTTGGTTCGGCCCTGAGTATGGTATTAATTCTAGCGGTGAGTCTGGCGATCGCCGGGTTGATTCGCTTTGGTGAAGCCACTCCTAAAAAATAA